The proteins below come from a single Candidatus Margulisiibacteriota bacterium genomic window:
- a CDS encoding endonuclease domain-containing protein, translating into MVHEIKEKVRYLRKKQTKTEAILWSELRNRKLAGYRFIRQYPITFNFNGKSKLFIADFYCAKSKLIIEVDGQIHDNQKEYDEFRTFIINTKGINVVRFNNEDIQNNLKNVLIKISTLLEGPSFLHKQKRGVAVGQGELC; encoded by the coding sequence ATGGTACATGAAATAAAAGAAAAAGTTAGATACTTGAGAAAAAAACAAACAAAAACAGAAGCCATTCTTTGGAGTGAACTGCGAAACAGAAAATTAGCTGGCTATAGATTTATACGTCAATATCCGATAACTTTTAATTTTAATGGTAAAAGCAAATTGTTTATCGCTGATTTTTATTGCGCAAAAAGCAAATTAATAATTGAGGTTGATGGGCAAATACATGACAATCAAAAAGAATATGATGAATTTAGGACTTTTATAATAAACACAAAAGGAATAAATGTTGTTCGTTTTAATAATGAGGACATCCAAAATAACTTAAAAAATGTACTTATTAAAATATCTACATTGTTAGAAGGCCCCTCGTTTTTGCACAAGCAAAAGAGAGGGGTGGCCGTAGGCCAGGGTGAGTTATGTTAG
- a CDS encoding metal-dependent hydrolase, giving the protein MLAPTHSVFGLFLTLVILAAFGIKISLHWTILTFAVIGAVLPDIDHPKSLIGKLFPFISNPLERRFGHRTFTHSLLGALFFTLIFSLIILLYNLTLYGLHIAFNIKYFGLNTANYGLAIRWIAAFFISYTSHLVLDMFNKQGSQLFWPNTGRDVIPKNIKFRLESGSKAEIFIFFALLGLVLLALPISKYGFGSSLRWVLATPESAIAEYKDMKTHTFVEFKGVYQSTKENVEGLAEILDVVNKQLVVRYDNKIYSLSSDDGADIVASKVRVKHTDKPLEFRQVVFKDKTRESLLAQITTASLVSGYVELPADMQLKFPVADIKQGNYKTMQQKGDRLILSFAGKAELEKLGLNEQFLLLQKQDKTELSSLRIKKNSVLADIKSLKSQDDGLTDLGRQFYGDKEKLAERENKIAEYRSQLSELDLKIQTITLRMKEHEFFYTGEVKVRE; this is encoded by the coding sequence ATGTTAGCACCCACCCATAGCGTCTTCGGCCTTTTTTTAACCCTGGTAATTCTGGCTGCGTTTGGCATCAAGATCAGCCTGCATTGGACTATTCTTACCTTTGCGGTAATCGGAGCTGTGCTGCCGGATATCGATCATCCCAAATCCCTTATCGGAAAATTGTTCCCTTTTATTTCTAACCCGCTGGAGCGCAGGTTCGGACATCGTACATTTACCCATTCATTGCTGGGAGCTTTATTTTTTACGCTTATTTTTTCTTTAATAATCCTTTTATATAACCTTACGCTTTATGGTCTGCATATCGCTTTTAATATCAAATATTTCGGCTTAAATACAGCAAATTATGGGTTGGCTATTCGCTGGATAGCGGCTTTTTTCATAAGTTATACGTCACATTTGGTTCTGGATATGTTCAATAAACAGGGCTCGCAATTATTCTGGCCCAACACAGGCCGGGACGTAATTCCTAAAAACATCAAGTTCCGTCTGGAATCCGGTTCCAAAGCAGAAATCTTCATCTTTTTTGCGTTGCTGGGTTTGGTATTGCTGGCCCTGCCCATTTCCAAATATGGGTTCGGAAGCTCTTTGCGCTGGGTGCTGGCTACTCCCGAATCAGCTATTGCCGAATACAAGGACATGAAAACTCATACCTTTGTGGAATTCAAAGGGGTGTATCAGTCCACTAAAGAAAATGTGGAAGGTCTGGCGGAAATTCTGGATGTAGTTAATAAACAGTTGGTGGTCAGATATGATAATAAAATTTATTCTCTGAGCAGCGATGATGGCGCTGATATTGTAGCTTCCAAAGTTCGGGTCAAGCATACTGATAAGCCTCTGGAATTCCGGCAGGTGGTGTTCAAAGATAAAACCCGTGAGTCTTTGCTGGCACAGATAACCACAGCTTCTCTGGTCAGCGGATATGTGGAACTTCCGGCTGATATGCAGCTGAAATTTCCAGTTGCTGACATTAAGCAGGGCAATTATAAAACCATGCAGCAAAAAGGCGACCGGCTGATTCTCAGCTTCGCAGGCAAAGCGGAATTAGAAAAGCTGGGCTTGAATGAACAGTTCCTGTTATTACAGAAACAAGACAAAACAGAACTCAGTTCTTTAAGAATAAAAAAGAATAGCGTGCTTGCTGACATCAAATCTCTGAAAAGTCAGGACGATGGACTGACAGACCTTGGCAGACAATTTTATGGAGACAAGGAAAAGCTGGCAGAAAGAGAGAATAAAATCGCAGAATATCGCAGTCAGTTAAGTGAACTTGATTTGAAAATTCAGACTATAACCCTGCGCATGAAAGAGCATGAATTCTTTTATACTGGGGAAGTTAAGGTTAGGGAATAA